A single genomic interval of Dyella sp. GSA-30 harbors:
- a CDS encoding sugar-binding domain-containing protein → MATSIASTAMAASNQATVWNGKAAPLATPWTAEVSPSNALPEYPRPQLARPSLEHPQWMNLNGLWQYASSEGQGTPPFGQTLKDQVLVPYPIESVLSGVQKHSEFMFYRRVADIPADFTAHGQHVRLNFGAVGQDATVYVNGKQVAQHKGGYTSFSADITPALRAQGPQEIIVAVHAPVDGVNVMVGKQRLKPDGIFYTAASGIWQSVWLEPVPATSLAQLNFTPVRSLDAFTVTSKVDGQHGAAKLHVTAYADGKVVGEASGSAGQPLHLAIAHSHLWSPQDPFLYAFKTTLTQGDQRDEVTSYAGMRSIAIAKVGGRNRIVLNGKPTFLLATLDQGYWPDGIYTAPTDAALKFDIQKTKDLGFNTIRKHIKVEPARWYYWADRIGLMVWQDMPALPTGSNDKLSDADKATFRADVSAIVDQLKGETSIIGWIPFNEGWGQWSIPAAAELATQIKQLDPSRLVDARSGANCCDTKGDPHAGDVYDVHEYQGPGLPSPDAQRAAIDGEHGGLTLGVPDHVWPNTPINPYGAVKDRDALNAGYVANTAVLRDKGVAKGMSGSVYTQITDVEGEHNGLFTYDRKIEKVDEAKVRAINEATIRAGAQP, encoded by the coding sequence ATGGCCACAAGTATTGCTTCGACGGCCATGGCCGCGTCGAATCAAGCGACTGTCTGGAATGGCAAAGCGGCGCCACTGGCGACACCGTGGACGGCTGAGGTGTCGCCCAGCAACGCGTTACCCGAGTACCCCCGTCCGCAGCTGGCGCGCCCCTCGCTTGAGCATCCGCAATGGATGAATCTCAACGGGCTGTGGCAATACGCATCGAGCGAGGGGCAGGGCACACCGCCGTTTGGCCAGACGCTGAAGGATCAGGTATTGGTGCCCTATCCGATCGAGTCAGTGCTTTCGGGCGTACAAAAGCATTCGGAATTCATGTTCTATCGGCGGGTGGCAGATATCCCGGCTGACTTCACCGCGCACGGGCAACATGTACGACTGAACTTCGGCGCGGTGGGGCAGGACGCCACGGTCTACGTCAACGGCAAGCAGGTAGCGCAGCATAAGGGCGGCTATACGTCCTTCAGTGCGGACATCACGCCGGCACTTCGCGCACAGGGCCCGCAGGAGATCATCGTTGCCGTGCATGCACCGGTGGACGGCGTCAACGTGATGGTCGGCAAGCAACGACTGAAACCTGACGGCATCTTCTACACCGCGGCTTCGGGCATCTGGCAGTCAGTGTGGCTGGAGCCGGTGCCGGCCACCAGCCTGGCGCAACTGAACTTCACACCGGTTCGCAGTCTGGATGCCTTCACCGTCACGTCGAAAGTGGACGGCCAGCATGGTGCAGCCAAGCTGCACGTTACCGCCTATGCGGATGGCAAGGTGGTGGGCGAGGCAAGTGGTTCAGCCGGGCAACCGTTACACCTGGCTATCGCGCATTCGCATCTATGGAGCCCTCAGGACCCTTTCCTGTACGCCTTCAAGACCACGCTCACGCAAGGTGATCAACGCGACGAAGTCACCAGCTATGCTGGCATGCGCAGCATTGCCATCGCGAAGGTAGGTGGGCGCAACCGCATCGTGTTGAACGGCAAACCGACCTTCCTGCTGGCCACGCTGGACCAGGGGTATTGGCCGGACGGTATCTACACCGCGCCCACCGATGCGGCACTCAAGTTCGATATACAGAAGACTAAAGACCTCGGCTTCAACACCATTCGCAAACATATCAAGGTGGAACCGGCGCGTTGGTATTACTGGGCCGACCGTATCGGCCTGATGGTATGGCAGGACATGCCGGCGTTGCCTACGGGAAGCAACGACAAGCTCAGTGATGCCGACAAGGCGACCTTTCGCGCCGACGTCTCGGCCATCGTCGATCAGCTCAAGGGCGAAACCTCGATCATCGGCTGGATTCCGTTCAACGAAGGTTGGGGCCAATGGAGCATTCCCGCTGCTGCCGAATTGGCCACACAGATCAAGCAACTCGACCCCTCGCGTCTGGTCGATGCACGCAGCGGCGCCAACTGCTGCGACACCAAGGGCGATCCGCATGCCGGCGATGTCTACGATGTGCATGAGTACCAGGGTCCCGGTCTACCCAGTCCGGATGCACAGCGTGCCGCCATCGACGGCGAACACGGCGGCCTGACCCTGGGCGTTCCCGACCATGTCTGGCCCAACACGCCGATCAATCCCTATGGGGCGGTGAAGGATCGCGACGCCTTGAACGCAGGCTACGTCGCCAACACCGCCGTGTTGCGCGACAAAGGCGTGGCCAAGGGTATGTCCGGCAGCGTCTACACCCAGATCACCGATGTCGAGGGCGAGCACAACGGCCTGTTCACCTACGACCGCAAGATCGAAAAGGTGGACGAAGCCAAGGTGCGTGCGATCAATGAGGCGACGATACGTGCTGGCGCGCAGCCGTGA